The nucleotide sequence acattatatAATCATTTTAACAACATATTTTGTGAATAAACAACAGTCAACATTCTCTGCGTTTGGAGTTAACTTATAAATGAGAAGCTTTCACTGTATAAATTAGCACAGATTGTTGTATGTAGTCAATTTAATGTCAATATATGTATAGTTTGACTTCATATTATATGCTTCTCAGCTCTGAAagtgcccaaaaaaaaagaagagagattTGTCTCAACATTTAGTTGCTCAATACGTCAAACAACAGACACTAGTTGCACAGCAGGTTTTCTTTCCAGTTTATACACGCTATGAGGCTCAGCAGACCAAATTAAGGAGCCGGCCTGCAACCGGACTGTGTAATTGCATGGCTAAGAAGATTAGGCGAGATTTACCTACCAGGCAGTCGTCAAAAGCAGTTCACGCGAAGCTGGTGCATAGCAACAGGTCAGTGAGCCCTATGCGCCACAGTAACATTCATCAGAGAACTAAGATAGAAGCTCATTGATCAGAAATGGGGGATATTGCCTACTTCTGACCTCactttggagttttttttctgacttacAGATGAGCCTCTGGAAAAGGTCGGTGTtatatacattttcaaataGTGAATTTGTGAATACTGtaaggtgaaaaaaacaaactacttgCTTTAGTGTAACCTCGTAAGACCACCATATCATATCGTTAACATAATGTATAGATTCAAaattctttaattatttttttaagtgtatgTCTGTCCTCCAACAGCTTTGTTAGATAAACAAATATGTGAACAATAGGTACAAACAGTTGGTTTGTTCATCTAATTAGAACAGCATGACGTGAGTGGGCCATGTCCAAAAATGACAGCATACGTCCTACAGACATTATTTACGTGGACATACAATGGGATACTCTGCACTTGCAGGTTTCTGTGGGTGAGTCTCATTTGCATGTTGTTTTAGTCACACCTTTTAATCGGGGTTGTATAATTCATGGTGCTCATTTGCTCTGCAGATCTGTCCGTACAATGCAATCAGATTCCTACCAAGGCAAAAGCACATTGCAGAGGAGAAAAGCAGACAGGTGACACGACATGTGGGTAAGGATTTTGTAAAATCAAACGAGAACAAGTCTGTACAGTTAATGGTGTTTTATTTGATAATGCCATAGAAGTTTGAATTTCATGTTATATCCCACGCCGTCTGTGTTTTAAAAGAATCAGTGTTTTCTGAAAGGCCTTTTGTGGTTTCTAAAAGTTtcgtttttctgctgctgttgctaTAAACCCGTCTTTGATTCGTAAATCACCTTCACATCTCTGTCATACACACAGAGCGGCATGTATTATCTGTTGTCATTTAACAGCTTGTGAAAGCAAAGTGACTGCAACTATCCCAGGGAGCCCTGACCGCGTTAACGCACTGCACAAACGAGTGACCAAAACCGAGAGAGAGATCCTGTCGATCAAGACCAGATTCGCCTGCGAGCGAGCATCATGGGAAAAGAGATTTTCCGAGCTTCAAAGACAACAGGAAGAGTTGCGTAATCAGGTGCGCTTGCTAAAATGTTTGCAGGAGTTGTCGGGTCTGTGGCGATGGTTCGGATTAATCCTGGTCTTGTTCTCCTCAGGTTTTCTCTGAGGCTGAGATTCTGCTGAAAGTGGGAACCTATGAGGGGCAGAGGGACAATGGAGATGATTTGGATGAGCAGTCAAGTAAACGAAAGCAATCACATTATGCAACTGTACAGTTGAAACCATTATTATTTGTCCTTGATGACAACACTTACTGTGTCTCTGACGAATAGGTGGTTTCTACCAACACAAAAGATCCAAAGTGTCATCAAGAAGTGACAGCCACCCATGCAGTTTGTCAGGGAGCCAGGGATCCTTGTCAACCCCACTGAGCTCAAGATCTTCTTCTTTATCTTCAGCCTCAAGGTACAGTCATGAAATGGGCAGGTCGGCATATCCATAAAAGCAAACCTTGATAACTGAGTTGCCTGTGTGTCAAATATTAAGAGACATCAACCTTTTTCCACTTCAGTTATAGCAATGGCATTCAATTACCATGAGTAACCAATGTGAAAGGATCTGGAGATAGTGTGGTAGAAGTCATGCTGCCTCCAACTTTGTTCTGCAAGAATAGTTTGGTGGTGGGTTAGTGTTGGTCTGGAGAGGCATATGCATGGAGAGACGCAAAGACCTAAGAACGATGAACATGGCACCCTGACCGCTATTAGGTACTGGGATGAAAACCCACTGTTAGACCTTTCACTGGTACAATGggccctgggttcctccagGTGCATGATAATGCCCAGCTTCATGTGGCAAGAGTATGCTGGCAGTTCTAAATGCAATAGAACATTACTTTATGTTTAGGTCCATTCGACACCAACCAGTTGCACCTCGGACTATCCAGGAGCTCAATGATCCCCAagtcaggatctgggaggagacaCCCCAGGATACAATCTGTCATATCATgagtagggttgtcaaaatattCGATACCTCGATATAATCAGTACTAAAAAATTTATTATTCAGAGATACGTATTAGCGACAAAATCAATATAAACTGATCCATTAACATTTGCCCAAAATGCTGCACTTCTGGCTGCAGCACTGCAGTAACAGAGGCTCAGCCCCTCTGACCCCTGCAGCCTCACCTGACCATAACAAGCAGGGTCATCTTCTGCTGCAAGTTGTAAACTCTGCTGTGTCTGCTACATTGACACAGCAGAGTTACACTGAGTACATTGGGGACAGCTAGACAAAG is from Fundulus heteroclitus isolate FHET01 chromosome 3, MU-UCD_Fhet_4.1, whole genome shotgun sequence and encodes:
- the LOC105937444 gene encoding centrosome-associated protein 350 isoform X1, with protein sequence MSKNDSIRPTDIIYVDIQWDTLHLQVSVDLSVQCNQIPTKAKAHCRGEKQTGDTTSCESKVTATIPGSPDRVNALHKRVTKTEREILSIKTRFACERASWEKRFSELQRQQEELRNQVFSEAEILLKVGTYEGQRDNGDDLDEQSSGFYQHKRSKVSSRSDSHPCSLSGSQGSLSTPLSSRSSSLSSASSVQSWKASHGPHRVFVPHSPMDLQLGHRVRIMLPSGRISTGTVRFLGHLQGEPELQLGVELQSHDASLCDGTHNGQAYFECKPGHGAFVPFHKLLMAWE
- the LOC105937444 gene encoding centrosome-associated protein 350 isoform X2; amino-acid sequence: MTAYVLQTLFTWTYNGILCTCRFLWICPYNAIRFLPRQKHIAEEKSRQVTRHVACESKVTATIPGSPDRVNALHKRVTKTEREILSIKTRFACERASWEKRFSELQRQQEELRNQVFSEAEILLKVGTYEGQRDNGDDLDEQSSGFYQHKRSKVSSRSDSHPCSLSGSQGSLSTPLSSRSSSLSSASSVQSWKASHGPHRVFVPHSPMDLQLGHRVRIMLPSGRISTGTVRFLGHLQGEPELQLGVELQSHDASLCDGTHNGQAYFECKPGHGAFVPFHKLLMAWE